Proteins from a single region of Pseudomonas sp. BSw22131:
- a CDS encoding CatB-related O-acetyltransferase, with translation MNFFKRALLDRKLKHALLQHNCRLDSGIRGLRTDLQLTLEHGVKLHQIKIHSKNLTIGAYTDIVSGSELHDVSRIGRYCSIAKNVTIGQDRKSHPLSWLTSHSGLVGLRQQLSGVAPHHDGVKQTVIGHDVWIGMDVLILEGVTIGTGAVIGAQSLITKDVPPYAIVTGSPAEVRRYRFDQPTIDALLASQWWNLTAHQLADLPIEDPAALIESLKGFVVPDSHPGKVRVRNKPFSAEHHPAQ, from the coding sequence ATGAATTTCTTCAAGCGGGCGCTGCTCGACCGCAAGCTCAAGCACGCGTTGCTGCAGCATAACTGCCGCCTGGACAGCGGCATCAGAGGCCTGCGCACGGATCTCCAGCTCACCCTCGAACACGGCGTGAAACTGCACCAGATCAAAATACATTCGAAAAACCTGACCATCGGCGCCTACACCGACATCGTAAGCGGCTCAGAGCTGCACGACGTGTCCCGCATTGGCCGCTATTGCTCCATCGCGAAAAACGTAACCATCGGTCAAGACCGCAAATCCCACCCGCTCAGCTGGCTGACCTCTCACAGCGGTCTGGTGGGACTGCGCCAGCAACTCAGCGGCGTCGCGCCACACCACGACGGCGTGAAACAGACCGTGATCGGCCACGACGTGTGGATCGGCATGGATGTGCTGATTCTGGAAGGCGTGACCATCGGCACGGGCGCGGTCATCGGTGCTCAGTCGCTGATCACCAAGGACGTGCCGCCTTATGCCATCGTCACCGGCTCGCCGGCTGAAGTGCGGCGCTACCGCTTCGATCAGCCGACCATCGACGCTCTGCTGGCCAGCCAGTGGTGGAACCTGACCGCACACCAACTGGCCGACCTGCCGATAGAAGACCCCGCCGCGCTCATCGAATCGTTGAAAGGGTTCGTGGTGCCGGACAGTCACCCCGGCAAAGTACGGGTGCGCAACAAGCCGTTCAGCGCCGAACATCACCCCGCGCAATAG
- a CDS encoding alpha/beta hydrolase, with protein MPKLPLAHLRARWLIYACMIAVIVGLPVGCSLLQHKERELVFRIEPGIASWYHGLPDDVQEFELKAPSFGLAQNIHSWWWPAEKRDAPALLYLHGSRWNLTGQFFRIEQLHALGFSVLAIDYRGFGQSKGQLPSEASVYEDARIAWERLKTLQPDPRKRLIYGHSLGGAVAVDLAAELGQDAEKGEPVQARGLIIESTFTNLADVASALATTYTSLPVRWLVSQKFDSIDKIAEVNMPVLIVHGTDDQFVAPRFSKELFDAAREPKSLLMVPGGNHNNSMNLGRQAYGQAIQALLNADAPKAHAASEQAVPKGAAG; from the coding sequence ATGCCCAAACTCCCCCTTGCGCACCTCAGGGCTCGCTGGTTGATCTATGCGTGCATGATCGCTGTGATCGTCGGCTTGCCTGTGGGCTGTTCGCTGTTGCAGCACAAGGAGCGCGAGCTGGTTTTTCGCATCGAGCCGGGCATCGCCAGCTGGTATCACGGTTTGCCCGATGATGTGCAGGAGTTCGAACTCAAGGCGCCTTCATTTGGCCTCGCTCAGAATATTCATTCCTGGTGGTGGCCGGCCGAGAAGCGTGACGCGCCAGCGTTGCTGTACTTGCACGGTTCGCGCTGGAACCTGACGGGGCAGTTTTTCCGCATTGAGCAGCTGCACGCGTTGGGCTTCTCGGTGTTGGCCATCGACTACCGCGGTTTCGGCCAGAGCAAGGGCCAGCTCCCCTCAGAAGCGTCGGTTTACGAGGACGCTCGAATCGCTTGGGAACGCCTGAAAACGCTACAGCCGGACCCGCGTAAACGGCTTATTTATGGACATTCCCTGGGTGGCGCCGTGGCGGTGGACCTGGCAGCGGAGCTGGGGCAGGACGCTGAAAAGGGCGAGCCTGTTCAGGCGCGCGGCCTGATCATCGAATCCACGTTCACCAATCTGGCAGACGTCGCCTCTGCGCTGGCCACGACGTACACCTCGTTACCGGTGCGCTGGCTGGTGTCGCAGAAATTCGATTCCATCGACAAGATCGCCGAAGTGAACATGCCCGTGTTGATCGTTCATGGCACCGACGACCAGTTTGTCGCCCCACGTTTCAGCAAAGAATTGTTCGACGCGGCACGCGAGCCAAAAAGCCTGTTGATGGTGCCGGGCGGCAATCACAACAACAGCATGAACCTGGGGCGCCAGGCGTATGGCCAGGCCATTCAGGCGTTGCTCAATGCCGATGCGCCGAAAGCACATGCTGCCAGCGAGCAGGCTGTGCCAAAGGGCGCAGCGGGCTGA
- the deoC gene encoding deoxyribose-phosphate aldolase: MTQIAPAELAQYIDHTLLAADASREQIATLCREAQAHGFYSVCVNSGQVPYAAQLLAGEPVKVCAVVGFPLGAGLSDTKAFEARQAIAAGAGEIDMVLNIGALKDGLLDQVRDDIAAVKEACGAVPLKVILETCLLNDEEKVRACEICRELNVAFVKTSTGFSRSGATLEDVSLMRKVVGASIGVKASGGVRDYATALAMIEAGATRLGTSSGIAIVSGASASGSGY, encoded by the coding sequence ATGACTCAGATCGCACCCGCTGAACTCGCACAGTACATTGACCACACATTGCTGGCGGCTGATGCTTCACGCGAGCAGATCGCCACATTGTGCCGTGAAGCACAGGCCCATGGTTTTTATTCCGTTTGCGTCAATTCTGGCCAAGTGCCTTACGCCGCGCAATTGCTGGCAGGCGAGCCAGTCAAGGTGTGTGCTGTGGTGGGTTTCCCGCTGGGTGCCGGTCTTAGTGACACCAAGGCTTTCGAAGCCCGACAAGCGATTGCGGCGGGCGCTGGCGAGATTGATATGGTGCTGAATATCGGTGCCCTTAAAGACGGCCTGCTGGATCAGGTGCGCGACGACATTGCCGCCGTGAAAGAGGCGTGCGGCGCAGTCCCGCTCAAAGTCATTCTGGAAACGTGCCTGCTGAACGACGAAGAAAAAGTCCGAGCCTGCGAAATCTGTCGCGAGCTCAACGTCGCTTTCGTCAAGACCTCGACCGGCTTCAGCCGCAGCGGCGCCACGCTTGAAGACGTCAGTCTGATGCGCAAGGTGGTCGGCGCCTCCATCGGCGTCAAAGCCTCGGGCGGCGTGCGTGATTACGCCACTGCGCTGGCAATGATCGAGGCAGGTGCGACGCGGCTGGGCACCAGTTCCGGGATCGCCATCGTCAGCGGCGCCTCGGCATCGGGTTCCGGCTACTGA
- a CDS encoding aldose 1-epimerase family protein, with amino-acid sequence MKKLTIALYPELFSGTEKTLVEGEDFRVLAWTYPSGVQALALENARGRLVVLPYQGQMIWSAMFDGCDLTMRNMFGQPRPSPTVIGTYGCFMFHSGLLRNGCPAPEDDHALHGEMPCAPMDSAWLEVGEDASGAYVRLGGDYEYVQGFGDHYRARPSVTLRARSALFDIGMQVTNLAGKPMELMYMAHMNYAYVAGGRFVEPLGMARARVRSSVPAHVKPTPAWSAYMAELTEDPTRLCTLDTPQLYDPEIVCFFDDVKADAKGHAHFLLEHPHGAAFYTRYKPGEFDHAARWILYNADQQVAAFALPATCEPEGYLAEKGKGNVRELAAGESAEFSVTTGYLAAAEVRQLEAALKG; translated from the coding sequence ATGAAAAAGCTGACGATAGCGCTGTACCCGGAACTGTTCAGCGGCACGGAAAAAACGCTGGTCGAGGGAGAGGATTTCCGCGTGCTGGCCTGGACCTATCCCTCGGGCGTGCAAGCACTCGCACTGGAGAACGCGCGCGGGCGGCTCGTCGTGCTGCCGTATCAGGGCCAGATGATCTGGTCAGCGATGTTCGACGGCTGCGACTTGACCATGCGCAACATGTTCGGTCAGCCAAGGCCCAGCCCTACGGTGATAGGTACGTATGGCTGCTTCATGTTTCACAGCGGGCTGCTGCGCAACGGTTGCCCGGCGCCTGAGGACGATCATGCGCTGCACGGCGAAATGCCCTGTGCACCCATGGATTCGGCCTGGCTGGAAGTGGGCGAAGACGCCAGCGGTGCGTACGTGCGTCTGGGTGGCGATTATGAATACGTCCAGGGTTTTGGTGATCACTACCGTGCGCGGCCGTCGGTCACGCTGCGTGCCCGCTCGGCGCTGTTCGACATCGGCATGCAGGTCACCAACCTGGCGGGCAAACCGATGGAGTTGATGTACATGGCGCACATGAATTACGCCTACGTCGCAGGTGGCCGTTTCGTCGAACCGCTGGGCATGGCGCGCGCCCGGGTGCGCAGCAGTGTCCCGGCCCACGTGAAGCCGACGCCTGCCTGGTCGGCCTACATGGCCGAACTGACCGAAGACCCGACGCGGCTTTGTACGCTGGACACGCCGCAGCTGTATGACCCGGAGATTGTGTGCTTCTTCGACGACGTCAAGGCAGATGCCAAGGGGCACGCGCACTTTTTGCTTGAGCACCCGCACGGCGCCGCGTTCTACACACGCTACAAACCCGGGGAGTTCGATCACGCGGCGCGCTGGATTCTGTACAACGCCGATCAGCAGGTCGCTGCCTTCGCGTTGCCCGCGACCTGCGAGCCGGAGGGCTATCTGGCGGAGAAAGGCAAAGGCAATGTTCGAGAACTGGCAGCCGGGGAGAGCGCTGAATTCAGCGTGACGACCGGGTATCTGGCGGCCGCGGAAGTGCGGCAACTGGAAGCTGCTTTGAAAGGCTGA
- a CDS encoding LysR family transcriptional regulator — protein sequence MHFDLADLRLFIHIGESPSLTQGARRAFLSPAAASARIKALEGQLGTRLLYRDSRGVELTPAGQKLLKHARLIMSQVDYLKAEFTHFGTDSAGHIRIFANTTAVTEFLPEVLAGFLAKRPGVTVDLQERLSRDIVRGVLDGSTDMGIIAGPVEAAGLQVIHFSTDRLVLAVPVGHELAGHKTVTLKQTLAFQHIGLHEGSTLLSFLRDHVERIGQSLSLRIQVSSFEAICRMVEAGVGIGIIPESAAVRHSRTMQLVTIELDEPWAVRERSILVRELDALPGTVRALIATLMPEPRPVVL from the coding sequence ATGCACTTCGACCTAGCTGATTTGCGCCTTTTCATTCACATCGGGGAATCACCCAGCCTGACCCAGGGTGCGCGTCGGGCGTTTCTTTCACCGGCTGCCGCGAGTGCCCGAATCAAGGCGTTGGAGGGGCAACTCGGCACACGCCTGTTGTATCGCGACAGCCGCGGCGTGGAGCTGACGCCTGCCGGACAGAAATTGCTCAAGCACGCACGGCTGATCATGAGCCAGGTCGATTACCTGAAAGCCGAGTTCACCCATTTCGGTACCGACTCTGCGGGGCACATTCGCATCTTCGCCAACACCACAGCGGTGACAGAGTTTTTGCCGGAAGTGCTGGCGGGGTTTCTGGCAAAACGGCCAGGCGTGACCGTGGACCTTCAAGAGCGGCTGTCGCGGGACATCGTGCGCGGCGTGCTCGATGGCAGCACAGACATGGGGATTATCGCCGGGCCGGTGGAAGCGGCCGGGTTACAGGTGATCCACTTCAGTACTGACCGGCTGGTACTGGCGGTACCGGTGGGCCACGAATTGGCGGGGCACAAAACAGTCACGCTCAAACAGACGCTGGCGTTCCAGCACATCGGGTTGCACGAAGGCAGCACGCTGCTGAGTTTTCTGCGTGACCACGTGGAGCGGATTGGGCAGAGCCTGTCGCTACGGATTCAGGTGTCGAGCTTCGAGGCCATTTGCCGGATGGTCGAGGCCGGCGTGGGCATCGGCATCATTCCCGAATCCGCCGCCGTACGGCACAGTCGGACCATGCAACTGGTGACCATCGAGCTGGACGAGCCGTGGGCCGTTCGCGAGCGCAGCATCCTCGTCCGCGAGCTGGACGCACTGCCGGGCACCGTACGCGCCTTGATTGCAACACTGATGCCCGAGCCCAGACCTGTGGTTCTGTAG
- a CDS encoding DMT family transporter, translating into MTLRQTARNLTTLGTSSTCVSNTLIGLLLLLAMVVSWSSGFIGYRYAAEQGGVYLATFWRFVLAALFLLPFAIRQLRRLSRADVLRQCLMGIFAFAGYIAPIARSIELGVAPGTSSVIANLLPVTIVLLAGFVPGQRTQGWQWLGLLLCVAGMLIASASSIEFGSAPAWAYALPLLAVLSIACATLYQKRAPLAPMSALTALFIQVCAVLPVFAGLALYEGGLRPLAAPGFGLGVIWLTVFSTLGGYGFYWLCLQRFSMQRISGALFLTPPVTMFWAWLQFGDSLPGVAWVGVLLTLIGLPLLSRRT; encoded by the coding sequence ATGACCCTCCGACAAACAGCACGCAACCTTACAACCCTGGGCACCAGTTCGACGTGCGTCTCCAACACGCTAATCGGTTTGCTGCTGTTGCTGGCGATGGTTGTCAGTTGGAGTTCCGGGTTTATTGGCTATCGGTACGCGGCGGAGCAGGGCGGCGTTTACCTGGCGACGTTCTGGCGCTTTGTCCTCGCAGCGCTGTTTCTGCTGCCATTCGCCATCAGGCAGTTGCGGCGATTGTCCCGGGCTGACGTTCTGCGCCAATGCCTGATGGGCATATTCGCGTTCGCCGGCTACATCGCGCCGATCGCCCGTTCCATTGAATTGGGTGTGGCGCCAGGTACCTCGTCGGTCATCGCCAATCTCTTGCCGGTAACAATCGTTCTGCTCGCAGGCTTTGTACCGGGGCAGCGCACGCAAGGTTGGCAGTGGCTGGGACTGTTGCTATGCGTGGCGGGGATGCTGATCGCCAGCGCGTCGAGCATCGAATTTGGTTCGGCGCCGGCATGGGCTTACGCCTTGCCGCTGCTTGCGGTGCTGTCGATTGCCTGCGCAACGCTGTACCAGAAACGTGCCCCGCTGGCGCCGATGTCTGCGCTGACGGCGCTGTTCATTCAGGTCTGCGCCGTATTGCCGGTGTTTGCCGGGCTGGCGCTTTATGAAGGTGGTCTGCGCCCCCTTGCCGCACCAGGTTTTGGCCTCGGCGTGATCTGGCTGACGGTGTTTTCCACGTTGGGCGGCTACGGATTTTATTGGCTTTGCCTGCAGCGCTTCAGCATGCAGCGCATCAGCGGCGCGCTGTTTCTCACGCCGCCTGTGACGATGTTCTGGGCCTGGCTGCAATTTGGCGACAGCCTGCCGGGGGTGGCCTGGGTCGGTGTGCTGCTGACGTTGATCGGCCTGCCTCTGCTGAGTCGGCGCACGTAG
- a CDS encoding cupin domain-containing protein, translating into MSTVPTVYHPVNFAQKYSLFSEQWQPKVIARMNDYQFKLARLEGEFVWHSHADTDETFIVIEGQLRIDFRDGFVMLSAGELYVVPKGVEHKPWAEKEVKLMLIEPEGVINTGDIQGERTAQNDVWI; encoded by the coding sequence ATGTCTACCGTCCCGACTGTTTACCACCCCGTCAATTTCGCCCAGAAATACAGCCTGTTCAGCGAACAATGGCAACCCAAGGTCATTGCCCGGATGAATGACTACCAGTTCAAGCTGGCGCGTCTGGAGGGTGAGTTTGTGTGGCACAGCCATGCTGACACGGATGAAACCTTCATCGTGATCGAAGGGCAGTTGCGCATTGATTTTCGGGACGGTTTCGTGATGCTCTCGGCAGGGGAGCTTTACGTGGTGCCTAAAGGCGTTGAGCACAAACCCTGGGCCGAAAAAGAAGTGAAGCTGATGCTGATCGAGCCAGAAGGTGTGATCAACACCGGCGACATCCAAGGCGAGCGCACCGCGCAGAACGACGTGTGGATTTGA
- the fucP gene encoding L-fucose:H+ symporter permease: protein MTKPALQQTPDGFYLNRTPWFAFLLLCSIFALWAAAASMNDVLIAHFKKAFLLSDFQTAFVQSAFYLGYFFVAIPAAMVVRRFSYKTTILIGLMLYMFGCLLFFPAASTAKYGMFLLALFVIAAGLSFLETACNTYSTLMGPRETGTRRLNISQTFHPFGAMTGVYVGSFVMFKDTDATREQLTQMSASDAAVQQLQMIQSTLLPYKWMIAVLILMFILIAITRFPACKGNLKANVQSSTIGQSLSRLWRNPRFTFGVLAQFLYVGAQVGVWSFTIRLAMQMGGMNERSASWFLLTTFAAYFVGKMIANLLMRKMHPAKVLAIYGVLTIALLAYTILVPNISAVYAAVGVSIFLGPCWPTIYGLTIDGLGEDTGVGGSLLVMSIVGGGVIPIFQGLLSDATGGNMQLAYTVPLLCFVVIVMYAVKCMRDPRSEHAAVGAVTTS, encoded by the coding sequence ATGACAAAGCCCGCGCTCCAACAAACCCCGGACGGGTTCTACCTCAACCGCACGCCGTGGTTCGCGTTCCTGCTGTTGTGCAGCATTTTTGCCCTGTGGGCCGCTGCTGCGAGCATGAACGACGTCCTCATCGCACACTTCAAGAAAGCCTTTCTGCTTAGCGACTTTCAGACAGCATTCGTGCAGTCGGCGTTTTATCTGGGCTATTTCTTCGTGGCGATTCCGGCCGCGATGGTGGTCCGCCGCTTCAGTTACAAAACCACGATCCTGATCGGCCTGATGCTGTACATGTTCGGCTGCCTGCTGTTCTTTCCAGCCGCATCGACCGCCAAGTACGGCATGTTTCTGCTGGCACTGTTTGTGATCGCGGCAGGGCTTTCGTTTCTGGAAACCGCCTGCAACACCTATTCGACGCTGATGGGCCCACGTGAAACCGGCACTCGCCGTCTCAACATCTCCCAGACCTTCCACCCGTTCGGCGCGATGACCGGGGTTTACGTCGGCAGCTTCGTGATGTTCAAGGACACCGATGCCACCCGCGAGCAATTGACGCAGATGAGCGCTTCGGACGCAGCGGTGCAGCAACTGCAGATGATCCAGTCCACGTTATTGCCGTACAAATGGATGATCGCGGTATTGATCCTGATGTTCATCCTGATCGCCATCACGCGATTCCCTGCGTGCAAGGGCAATCTCAAGGCCAACGTTCAGAGCAGCACCATTGGCCAGAGCCTGTCGCGTTTGTGGCGTAACCCGCGCTTTACGTTTGGCGTGCTGGCGCAGTTTCTGTACGTGGGCGCGCAGGTCGGCGTCTGGAGCTTCACCATTCGCCTGGCCATGCAAATGGGCGGAATGAACGAGCGCAGCGCCTCGTGGTTCTTGCTCACCACGTTCGCCGCTTACTTCGTTGGCAAGATGATTGCCAACCTGTTGATGCGCAAAATGCACCCGGCCAAAGTGCTGGCGATCTATGGCGTTCTGACCATTGCCCTGCTGGCCTACACAATCCTGGTACCCAACATCAGCGCGGTGTATGCAGCCGTGGGCGTCAGTATCTTTCTGGGTCCGTGCTGGCCGACCATTTACGGCCTGACCATCGATGGTCTGGGTGAAGACACCGGCGTCGGCGGTTCGCTGCTGGTCATGAGCATTGTGGGGGGCGGTGTGATCCCGATCTTCCAGGGCCTGCTGTCGGATGCGACCGGGGGCAACATGCAATTGGCCTATACCGTACCGCTGCTGTGTTTCGTCGTGATCGTCATGTATGCGGTGAAATGCATGCGTGACCCCCGCAGCGAACATGCGGCTGTGGGTGCGGTGACCACCTCATGA
- a CDS encoding LysR substrate-binding domain-containing protein: MQDTLDIELLRTFQAIVRFNQFLAASTWLNRSPSAVSLHVRRLEELAGGRLFERDNQTVSLTALGRRFALQSAELLHVHDRMLASFSEPSASGRVRLGISEEYAGAVLQCTLSALSTRYPQIELEVETGASGRLSLKLARGHLDLALVVEPVGVKTPSERLVKKIGTTEPVWVASHDYRVDTGKPLPLALHGKGCPYRIAAVDALTEQGQRWRAVVSSAGVSALQAAIEAGLAVGIVDRALIGPGMRVLEDEEGFPPLPLHEMKLILAPGETSEACAVMAQLMCDHFHG, encoded by the coding sequence GTGCAGGACACACTGGATATTGAGCTGCTGCGCACGTTTCAGGCCATCGTCAGGTTTAACCAGTTCCTGGCGGCCTCGACCTGGCTCAACCGAAGCCCATCGGCCGTGAGCCTGCACGTTCGGCGGCTAGAGGAGCTGGCGGGTGGTCGATTGTTCGAGCGCGATAACCAGACCGTCAGCCTGACGGCGCTGGGCCGCCGATTCGCACTCCAAAGCGCCGAATTACTGCACGTGCACGACCGGATGCTCGCCAGCTTCAGCGAACCTTCCGCCAGCGGGCGCGTACGACTGGGGATCTCCGAGGAGTACGCCGGGGCCGTGCTGCAATGCACCCTGTCGGCGTTATCGACGCGCTATCCGCAGATCGAGCTTGAGGTGGAGACCGGCGCGAGTGGGCGTCTGAGCCTGAAGCTTGCGCGCGGACACCTGGATTTGGCGCTGGTGGTGGAACCGGTGGGCGTAAAGACCCCCAGCGAACGGCTGGTGAAAAAAATCGGCACCACTGAACCGGTGTGGGTCGCCAGCCATGACTACCGGGTGGACACCGGCAAACCCCTGCCGCTGGCGCTGCATGGCAAAGGATGCCCTTACCGCATCGCTGCCGTGGACGCCTTGACCGAACAAGGCCAGCGCTGGCGCGCAGTGGTCAGCAGCGCCGGGGTGAGCGCCCTTCAGGCTGCCATTGAGGCTGGGCTTGCCGTTGGCATCGTCGATCGTGCGCTGATCGGCCCTGGCATGCGCGTGCTTGAGGACGAGGAAGGCTTCCCGCCACTGCCGCTGCACGAAATGAAACTGATCCTGGCGCCCGGCGAAACCAGCGAGGCCTGCGCGGTGATGGCGCAACTGATGTGCGATCACTTCCACGGCTGA
- a CDS encoding helix-turn-helix domain-containing protein, whose amino-acid sequence MDPHDDNRSTPATAKPTQDWVMRAAPLPQMERFEAFFQGHGFEMHRHDTYAIGRTLSGVQSFQYGNTLRNSLPGRTMVLHPDEPHDGHAGTEDGFRYRMFYLEPAMIQQVLGGKPLPFIKGGISADPRLFAATQVLLQDMDCAIDPLEMDDALFDLTMALQSAAGVRKGRHTVDYPGAQKARELLMATLTTGVTLDQLEAASGTDRWRLSRDFRVLYGTTPYRYLTLRRLDEVRRLIAHGMSLIDAASMAGFSDQSHMTRHFVKTFGHPPGRWLKMLNAQRSTLGATCNNVQDV is encoded by the coding sequence ATGGACCCACACGACGATAATCGCTCAACGCCAGCCACTGCCAAACCGACGCAGGACTGGGTGATGCGGGCCGCACCGTTGCCGCAGATGGAGCGTTTTGAGGCGTTTTTTCAGGGTCACGGATTTGAAATGCACCGGCACGACACGTATGCCATCGGCCGCACATTATCTGGCGTGCAGAGTTTCCAATACGGCAATACCCTGCGCAACAGCCTGCCGGGTCGCACCATGGTTTTGCACCCTGACGAGCCACACGATGGCCATGCCGGCACAGAAGACGGTTTTCGCTATCGCATGTTTTACCTTGAGCCGGCGATGATTCAGCAGGTGCTGGGGGGCAAGCCATTGCCATTTATCAAGGGCGGCATTTCTGCAGATCCTCGACTCTTTGCGGCGACTCAAGTGCTGTTGCAGGACATGGATTGCGCGATTGACCCGCTGGAGATGGACGACGCCTTGTTCGATCTCACGATGGCTTTGCAGTCGGCGGCCGGTGTCCGAAAAGGTCGGCACACTGTCGATTACCCGGGCGCGCAAAAAGCCCGTGAATTGCTGATGGCAACGCTCACGACCGGGGTCACGCTGGACCAGCTTGAAGCCGCGAGCGGCACGGATCGCTGGCGCCTGTCGAGGGATTTTCGGGTGTTGTATGGCACCACTCCTTACCGCTACCTGACGTTGCGGCGTCTGGATGAGGTGCGCCGCTTGATTGCTCATGGCATGTCGCTGATCGACGCCGCATCGATGGCAGGTTTTTCCGATCAAAGCCACATGACCAGGCACTTCGTCAAAACCTTCGGACACCCGCCCGGTCGCTGGTTGAAGATGCTCAACGCTCAACGCTCAACGCTCGGCGCGACGTGCAATAACGTACAAGACGTCTGA
- the rbsK gene encoding ribokinase: MNKIAVIGSNMVDLITYIDRMPEQGETLEAPDFAMGCGGKGANQAVAAAKLGADVLMLTKVGDDMFADNTVANFQRLGIDTQFVQRVPGVSSGVAPIFVQSDSHNSILIVKGANAYLKPADIDAAQGALRDCKLIVLQLEIDLATVYYAIEFARRNAIPVLLNPAPAVAGLSREHLSQLDFLIPNETELALITGKPVDGPETALAAARHLVEEGIRHVIVTLGDKGALYVGEEGEFRVDGRKVAARDTTGAGDAFIGCFAHHWSQDGDIRRAMTQAVAYSACSVTERGTQSSYPDAATFAQFLGTC, from the coding sequence ATGAACAAGATCGCGGTCATCGGCAGCAATATGGTGGATTTGATCACCTACATCGACCGGATGCCTGAACAAGGCGAGACCCTCGAAGCGCCGGATTTCGCCATGGGTTGCGGTGGCAAAGGCGCCAATCAGGCCGTCGCTGCTGCAAAGCTGGGCGCTGACGTGCTCATGCTGACCAAGGTCGGCGACGACATGTTCGCGGACAACACGGTCGCCAACTTCCAGCGCCTGGGCATCGACACCCAATTCGTCCAGCGTGTGCCGGGGGTTTCCAGCGGCGTCGCTCCCATCTTCGTCCAGTCGGATTCGCACAACAGCATCCTCATCGTCAAAGGCGCCAATGCGTACCTGAAGCCTGCCGACATCGATGCCGCTCAAGGCGCATTGCGTGACTGCAAACTGATCGTCCTGCAACTGGAAATCGACCTGGCGACGGTTTACTACGCTATCGAGTTCGCCCGGCGCAACGCCATTCCGGTCCTCCTGAACCCCGCGCCTGCGGTGGCCGGGCTCAGCCGCGAACACTTGTCGCAGCTGGACTTTCTGATTCCCAACGAAACCGAACTGGCGCTGATTACCGGCAAACCGGTCGACGGCCCTGAGACCGCGCTCGCCGCCGCGCGCCACTTGGTGGAAGAGGGGATTCGCCACGTCATCGTGACCCTCGGCGACAAAGGCGCCTTATACGTGGGTGAGGAGGGCGAATTTCGGGTTGACGGCCGCAAGGTGGCTGCCCGGGATACCACCGGCGCAGGCGATGCCTTCATCGGTTGTTTCGCCCATCACTGGAGCCAGGACGGCGACATCCGCCGCGCCATGACCCAGGCGGTCGCGTACTCCGCTTGTTCCGTCACCGAGCGGGGCACCCAGAGTTCTTACCCGGACGCTGCTACGTTCGCGCAGTTCCTGGGTACTTGCTGA
- the deoR gene encoding DNA-binding transcriptional repressor DeoR: MPVDTKKSDRIKLIQQALQDQKAIHLREMAALLDVSEMTLRRDLGRYPDKFHLLGGHITLAFDPSEAADYKITEQGTRHVEEKRRIGKLAAAFIKPGDTVFFDCGTTIPFVVDFIPDELEFTAVCNSLNVLLKLQQKPNCSIVLCGGTFHRKNQVFEHRDESSILDSVRLTWAFVSAAGVSEAFGVTCFNFNEVEVKQKVLRQARHCMLLADHTKFDAVKTAHFATLEQFHVVVSDKKMPKPYRDLIQGHGAQLVI, from the coding sequence ATGCCTGTGGACACTAAAAAATCAGACCGCATCAAACTGATTCAACAAGCCCTGCAGGACCAGAAGGCCATTCACCTGCGTGAAATGGCGGCCTTGCTGGACGTGTCGGAAATGACCCTGCGCCGCGATCTGGGCCGTTACCCGGATAAATTCCATTTGCTGGGCGGCCATATCACCCTGGCCTTCGATCCCAGTGAAGCCGCCGACTACAAAATCACTGAACAAGGCACGCGCCATGTCGAGGAAAAACGTCGCATCGGCAAACTCGCGGCGGCATTCATCAAGCCCGGCGATACGGTGTTTTTCGACTGCGGCACCACCATTCCTTTCGTGGTCGATTTCATTCCGGATGAGCTTGAGTTCACGGCGGTCTGCAACTCGCTCAATGTCCTGCTCAAGCTTCAGCAAAAACCCAATTGCAGCATCGTGCTGTGCGGCGGCACGTTCCATCGTAAGAACCAGGTGTTCGAGCACCGCGACGAGAGCAGCATTCTCGACAGCGTTCGCCTGACCTGGGCGTTTGTGTCGGCGGCGGGCGTGAGCGAGGCGTTCGGCGTGACCTGCTTCAACTTCAATGAAGTGGAGGTCAAGCAGAAGGTGCTGCGGCAGGCCCGGCATTGCATGTTGCTGGCCGATCACACCAAGTTCGACGCGGTCAAAACGGCGCACTTCGCGACGCTGGAGCAGTTTCATGTGGTGGTCTCGGACAAGAAAATGCCCAAACCCTACCGCGATCTGATTCAGGGACACGGTGCGCAGTTGGTGATTTGA